One Solanum lycopersicum chromosome 4, SLM_r2.1 DNA window includes the following coding sequences:
- the LOC101267228 gene encoding trihelix transcription factor DF1, protein MLGVSGLVSSEGGGDNPESGGGAGSGGSSEIGLGGGSGGGGGSSGGFMTEDGERNSGGNRWPRQETIALLKIRSEMDVIFRDSSLKGPLWEEVSRKMADLGFHRSSKKCKEKFENVYKYHKRTKDGRASKADGKNYRFFEQLEALENITSHHSLMPVPSSNTRPPPPPLEATPINMAMPMASSNVQVTASQGTIPHHVTISSAPPPPNSLFAPSHQNAPSSSPVPLPPPPSQQPSPQPAVNPINNIPQQVNASAMSYSTSSSTSSDEDIQRRHKKKRKWKDYFEKFTKDVINKQEESHRRFLEKLEKREHDRMVREEAWKVEEMARMNREHDLLVQERAMAAAKDAAVISFLQKITEQQNIQIPNSINVGPPSAQVQIQLPENPLSAPVPTQIQPTTVTAAAPPQPAPVPVSLPVTIPAPVPALIPSLSLPLTPPVPSKNMELVPKSDNGGDSYSPASSSRWPKAEVEALIKLRTNLDVKYQENGPKGPLWEEISSGMKKIGYNRNAKRCKEKWENINKYFKKVKESNKKRPEDSKTCPYFHQLDALYKEKAKNPETASSTSSFNPSFALNPDNNQMAPIMARPEQQWPLPQHHESTTRIDHENESDNMDEDDHDDEEDEDDEDENNAYEIVANKQQSSMAAANTTTSTATTTV, encoded by the exons ATGCTGGGCGTTTCCGGCTTAGTAAGTAGTGAAGGTGGTGGTGATAATCCAGAAAGCGGTGGAGGAGCTGGAAGCGGAGGGAGTAGTGAGATTGGATTAGGCGGTGGAAGTGGCGGCGGTGGAGGTAGTAGCGGTGGATTCATGACGGAAGATGGAGAAAGAAATTCAGGTGGAAATAGATGGCCAAGACAAGAAACAATTGCTTTGCTGAAAATAAGGTCTGAAATGGATGTTATTTTTAGAGACTCAAGTCTTAAAGGACCTTTATGGGAAGAAGTTTCCAG GAAAATGGCAGACCTTGGGTTCCACAGAAGTTCCAAGAAATGCAAGGAGAAGTTCGAAAATGTATACAAATATCACAAGAGAACCAAGGATGGCCGAGCATCGAAAGCGGATGGAAAGAATTATAGGTTTTTCGAGCAATTGGAAGCCCTGGAGAACATTACATCTCATCATTCTCTAATGCCAGTACCGTCGTCTAATACGCGTCCTCCACCCCCTCCGTTGGAAGCTACTCCAATAAATATGGCTATGCCAATGGCATCATCAAATGTACAAGTCACGGCTTCACAAGGTACTATTCCTCATCATGTTACTATTTCATCAGCACCACCGCCACCGAATAGCCTTTTTGCTCCTTCTCATCAAAATGCTCCGTCAAGTTCACCCGTGCCACTACCACCACCGCCATCACAGCAACCATCACCGCAGCCAGCTGTCAATCCGATTAATAATATTCCTCAACAAGTGAACGCTTCAGCAATGTCGTATTCAACTTCTTCGTCTACTTCCTCGGATGAGGATATACAAAGAAGGCATAAGAAGAAGAGGAAATGGAAGGATTATTTTGAGAAGTTCACCAAGGATGTGATTAATAAGCAGGAGGAATCGCACAGGAGGTTCTTGGAGAAGCTTGAGAAGCGGGAACATGATCGGATGGTTCGAGAAGAAGCATGGAAAGTAGAGGAAATGGCAAGGATGAATAGGGAGCATGATCTTTTAGTTCAAGAAAGAGCAATGGCGGCAGCCAAGGATGCAGctgttatttcttttttacaaaaGATAACTGAACAGCAAAACATTCAAATTCCAAATAGTATCAACGTTGGCCCTCCATCAGCACAAGTACAAATACAATTGCCTGAAAACCCACTATCCGCGCCTGTACCAACACAAATACAACCGACGACTGTTACAGCAGCAGCACCACCTCAACCAGCACCGGTCCCAGTATCGTTGCCAGTAACAATACCAGCTCCAGTACCAGCATTAATACCATCATTGTCGCTACCACTGACACCACCAGTGCCATCCAAGAACATGGAGTTAGTACCAAAAAGCGATAACGGAGGTGATAGTTACAGTCCAGCAAGCTCTTCAAGGTGGCCAAAAGCAGAAGTTGAAGCATTGATTAAACTTCGTACAAATTTAGATGTCAAATACCAAGAGAACGGACCTAAAGGTCCACTTTGGGAAGAGATATCATCTGGAATGAAGAAAATTGGATACAATCGGAATGCAAAGAGATGCAAAGAAAAATGGGAAAACATCAACAAATACTTCAAGAAGGTGAAGGAGAGCAACAAAAAACGACCCGAAGATTCCAAAACTTGCCCATATTTCCACCAGCTCGATGCACTGTACAAGGAGAAAGCCAAAAACCCCGAAACAGCTTCTTCAACGTCTTCGTTCAATCCTTCATTCGCTTTAAACCCCGATAACAACCAAATGGCTCCCATCATGGCTCGTCCAGAACAGCAATGGCCACTTCCACAACACCATGAAAGCACCACCCGTATCGACCACGAAAACGAGAGCGACAACATGGATGAAGATGATCACGATGATGAGGAGGATGAAGATGACGAGGACGAAAACAACGCTTATGAGATAGTAGCAAACAAGCAACAATCCTCAATGGCGGCCGCAAACACCACTACCAGCACCGCAACAACAACAGTTTGA